A region from the Lycium barbarum isolate Lr01 chromosome 8, ASM1917538v2, whole genome shotgun sequence genome encodes:
- the LOC132607383 gene encoding zinc finger CCCH domain-containing protein 14-like, whose protein sequence is MDFRKRTRNDAGANVNGGAKKYKPEMDSLSSGVGSKSKPCTKFFSTAGCPFGESCHFLHYVPGGYNAVAQMMKLAPAPSLRNATAPPNSNGNAPAVKTKLCNRFNSAEGCKFGDKCNFAHGEWEIGKPIVPSQEDPRAMGFGSMPGRFGGRTEPPVSGPAASFGTTATAKISVDASLAGPIIGKSGVNSKQICRQTGAKLAIRDHETDPNLRNIELEGTFEQISQASAMVRELINSLGPVGGPGRTHANPGGAAPPRSNYKTKLCENFAKGSCTFGDRCHFAHGAAELQKTGV, encoded by the exons ATGGATTTCCGAAAGAGGACGAGAAACGATGCTGGTGCTAACGTTAATGGTGGTGCTAAGAAATATAAACCAG AAATGGACTCCTTATCAAGTGGTGTAGGAAGCAAATCAAAGCCATGCACGAAGTTTTTCAG CACTGCTGGCTGCCCCTTTGGCGAGAGCTGCCATTTCCTTCATTACGTCCCTGGTGGCTATAATGCGGTGGCCCAGATGATGAAATTGGCACCTGCTCCATCATTGAGAAATGCTACAGCACCCCCCAATTCCAATGGAAATGCCCCTGCTGTGAAAACCAAACTTTGCAACAGATTCAACTCGGCGGAGGGATGCAAATTTGGAGACAAATGCAATTTTGCTCATGGGGAGTGGGAAATCGGAAAGCCCATCGTGCCTTCACAGGAGGATCCACGTGCAATGGGGTTTGGATCTATGCCAGGTCGTTTTGGTGGGCGGACGGAGCCTCCTGTTTCAGGTCCTGCTGCTAGCTTTGGCACAACAGCCACTGCGAAGATCAGTGTAGACGCTTCCCTTGCTGGACCCATCATTGGGAAGAGTGGAGTGAACTCTAAGCAGATTTGTAGGCAGACAGGGGCAAAGCTGGCTATCCGTGATCATGAAACAGATCCAAATCTCCGAAACATCGAGTTAGAGGGCACGTTTGAACAAATTTCACAGGCTAGTGCCATGGTAAGGGAATTGATCAACAGCCTTGGTCCAGTAGGTGGCCCTGGAAGAACACATGCAAATCCTGGCGGCGCTGCTCCTCCAAGGAGCAACTACAAGACAAAGTTGTGTGAGAATTTCGCCAAAGGGTCTTGCACTTTTGGAGACAGGTGTCACTTCGCCCATGGTGCTGCTGAATTGCAGAAAACAGGGGTGTGA
- the LOC132607384 gene encoding uncharacterized protein LOC132607384: protein MKASIKFREEQKPLIRAKVPLSILNFPFQSGIVAGESKELSLSIGTLFDSGPSLKFAYRPNDSGNPFSFVFKTGIGHFGSPVSSPFTMSAEFNLIGNNQNPSFFIHFKPNFGDFCFKKSHSSSTLTKSLGTNFETPVLKTEFGGFPVKSEVAGAVENLFSGTAVSARTCFPVRNRAVVSFRWGLRFPAGHPADESDTVIVGPTGFGSPKGISFRRCPLLVMNKIGIAHVSKDDSKKGKTENADVAKACLDVKQQLETIQAENGLLRNALNDLRSEIASRPFNFPTSGAENGKAKYSGDRRINSDKKSSNGKGIEGDVNEDLKKA from the coding sequence atGAAAGCTTCAATCAAATTTCGCGAGGAACAAAAACCATTAATCAGAGCTAAAGTTCCTCTAAGCATATTAAACTTTCCTTTCCAATCAGGTATCGTTGCTGGTGAATCAAAAGAGTTATCTCTAAGTATCGGCACTTTATTCGATTCTGGTCCTTCTTTAAAATTCGCTTATCGTCCAAATGATTCGGGTAACCCGTTTAGTTTTGTTTTCAAAACGGGTATTGGACATTTCGGGTCACCCGTATCCAGCCCATTTACTATGAGTGCTGAATTCAATCTAATTGGGAAtaatcaaaaccctagttttttcaTTCACTTCAAACCCAATTTCGGTGACTTTTGCTTCAAGAAATCTCACTCATCTTCGACTTTAACAAAGAGTTTGGGCACGAATTTCGAGACGCCGGTTTTGAAAACGGAATTTGGTGGTTTTCCGGTGAAATCTGAGGTCGCCGGAGCTGTAGAAAACTTGTTTTCCGGCACGGCGGTGAGTGCCCGGACTTGTTTTCCGGTGAGAAACCGTGCGGTGGTGAGTTTCCGGTGGGGTCTTAGGTTTCCGGCGGGTCATCCGGCGGATGAATCGGATACTGTTATAGTGGGGCCCACCGGATTCGGGTCGCCGAAGGGTATTTCGTTTAGACGGTGTCCGTTGTTGGTGATGAATAAGATCGGTATCGCACACGTGTCGAAAGATGATTCGAAGAAAGGGAAGACCGAAAATGCTGATGTGGCAAAAGCTTGTTTGGATGTGAAGCAGCAGTTGGAGACAATACAAGCTGAAAATGGGTTGTTAAGAAATGCTCTGAATGATTTAAGATCTGAAATAGCTTCAAGACCGTTTAATTTTCCGACAAGTGGAGCAGAGAACGGTAAGGCTAAATATTCCGGTGATCGGAGGATCAATTCCGATAAGAAATCGTCGAATGGGAAAGGGATTGAAGGGGATGTCAATGAGGACTTGAAGAAGGCTTAA